A section of the Arcobacter roscoffensis genome encodes:
- a CDS encoding MerR family transcriptional regulator, producing MALLNNDKDILPLSSIAELLTAKVRTLKMYEDKGLLPKKTDGKKLYSINDVKIIAFVHYLASAKKINANGIKYITEMLENNMDEKNKADFLDIVETKMEKLSGIDVKDVDII from the coding sequence TTGGCACTATTGAACAATGATAAAGATATTTTACCTTTAAGTAGTATTGCAGAACTTTTAACGGCAAAAGTAAGAACTCTTAAGATGTATGAAGATAAAGGATTACTTCCTAAAAAAACAGATGGTAAAAAACTTTACTCAATTAATGATGTTAAAATAATTGCATTTGTTCACTATCTAGCAAGTGCAAAAAAAATCAATGCAAATGGTATTAAATATATCACAGAAATGTTAGAAAATAATATGGATGAAAAAAATAAAGCTGACTTCTTAGATATAGTTGAGACTAAGATGGAAAAACTTTCAGGTATTGATGTAAAAGACGTAGATATTATTTAG
- a CDS encoding tetratricopeptide repeat protein yields MRKIAVLLLLISTILIAQSKTEPVTKEKINEKVNSLEKPLYNPFVENYILNEIKQLREENRDLKVDLHKTLAKKEVDISTNVINYATSTINNMFYIIAAASSILVIIGWSSIRDINEKVKHMIDEKTSKTILEYDERMSIFEKDLAKRAKQVKQNEHEIEIMNAIHSLWLRASQETTPSGKIEIYDEILKIRPDEVEALTYKADATLDLGEANWSLSLTNQALSIDNDYPNAFYQRAKVFAVLGQEDNAIVDLEKAIELNEEYIYKIETEEEFTELVQHEDVQKILEKKVDLT; encoded by the coding sequence ATGAGAAAAATTGCAGTTTTATTACTACTTATTAGCACTATACTAATAGCTCAATCAAAAACTGAACCTGTTACAAAAGAAAAAATAAATGAGAAAGTTAATTCTTTAGAAAAGCCTCTTTATAATCCATTTGTAGAAAATTATATATTAAATGAGATAAAGCAACTAAGAGAGGAAAATAGAGACTTAAAAGTTGACTTACATAAGACATTAGCAAAAAAAGAAGTTGATATATCAACAAACGTGATAAATTATGCTACCTCAACAATAAATAATATGTTTTATATTATAGCTGCAGCCAGTTCTATTTTAGTAATAATTGGTTGGTCTTCCATTAGAGATATTAATGAAAAAGTGAAACATATGATTGATGAAAAGACCTCAAAAACAATCCTTGAATATGATGAAAGAATGTCAATCTTTGAAAAAGATTTAGCAAAAAGAGCTAAACAAGTAAAACAAAATGAACATGAAATCGAAATAATGAATGCAATTCACTCATTATGGCTTAGAGCTTCACAAGAAACAACTCCAAGTGGTAAGATTGAAATATATGATGAGATTCTAAAAATAAGACCTGATGAAGTGGAAGCCTTAACTTATAAAGCAGATGCAACACTAGATTTAGGAGAAGCAAACTGGTCTTTAAGTCTTACAAATCAAGCATTAAGCATTGATAATGACTATCCTAATGCCTTCTATCAAAGAGCGAAAGTATTTGCTGTTTTAGGACAAGAAGATAATGCTATTGTAGATTTAGAAAAAGCTATTGAACTAAATGAAGAGTATATTTATAAAATAGAAACAGAAGAAGAGTTTACAGAACTTGTACAACACGAAGATGTACAAAAAATACTAGAAAAGAAAGTAGACTTAACTTAA
- a CDS encoding alcohol dehydrogenase family protein — translation MNNIPKQMNAVILKANGDYDNLEYVLDFKTPSPKENEVLVEVKAAGVNNTDINTRIGWYSKNDNSSDDAAWTGKGLEFPLIQGIDVCGIIVAVGENIDKKRVGQRVILEPCLKYVNSKLMNPAYFLGSECNGGFAQYTVVSTEHAHEIKSDYTDIELASFPCSYSTAENLLTRADVKKDNIVLITGASGGVGSAAIQLATARGAKIIAITSPSKYSDIRNLGAYKTLSRKEPILEQLDKNSIDVVIDLVGGENFNDLLEVLKAKGKYATSGAIGGAIVNLDLRTLYLKDLTLIGGTVLEEGVFSSLVSLIEEKKIKPLVSKVYKLQDIVLAQKEFLEKKHIGKIVLEVK, via the coding sequence ATGAATAATATTCCTAAACAAATGAATGCGGTAATTTTAAAAGCAAATGGTGATTATGATAATTTAGAGTATGTTTTGGATTTTAAAACCCCAAGTCCAAAAGAAAATGAGGTTTTAGTTGAGGTGAAAGCAGCAGGAGTAAATAACACTGATATAAATACAAGAATAGGCTGGTATTCAAAAAATGATAACTCAAGTGATGATGCAGCTTGGACTGGTAAGGGTTTAGAATTTCCTTTAATACAAGGAATCGATGTATGTGGTATTATAGTAGCTGTTGGAGAGAATATTGATAAAAAAAGAGTAGGGCAAAGAGTTATACTCGAACCTTGTTTAAAATATGTAAACTCAAAGTTAATGAATCCAGCATATTTTTTAGGTAGTGAGTGTAATGGTGGATTTGCCCAATACACTGTAGTTTCAACAGAACATGCCCATGAAATAAAAAGTGATTATACTGATATTGAATTAGCATCATTTCCTTGTTCATATTCTACAGCAGAAAATCTACTAACACGAGCAGATGTAAAAAAAGATAATATTGTACTTATTACAGGTGCATCTGGCGGTGTGGGAAGTGCAGCTATACAGTTAGCAACAGCAAGAGGTGCAAAGATAATAGCCATTACAAGCCCTTCAAAATACAGTGATATTAGAAATCTAGGTGCTTATAAAACTCTTTCAAGAAAAGAGCCCATTTTAGAGCAACTTGATAAAAATAGTATTGATGTAGTTATTGATTTAGTTGGTGGTGAGAACTTCAATGATTTACTAGAAGTTTTAAAAGCAAAAGGAAAATATGCAACATCAGGTGCAATAGGCGGTGCTATTGTAAATCTTGATTTAAGAACACTTTATTTAAAAGATTTGACTTTAATAGGTGGGACAGTTTTAGAAGAGGGAGTATTTTCAAGTCTTGTAAGTTTGATTGAAGAAAAAAAGATAAAACCTTTAGTTTCAAAAGTTTACAAACTTCAAGATATTGTTCTGGCTCAAAAAGAGTTTTTAGAGAAAAAACATATAGGAAAGATAGTTCTCGAAGTAAAATAG
- the proX gene encoding glycine betaine/L-proline ABC transporter substrate-binding protein ProX: MSLKKLLLAGVASAVVASSLFGAKVTAVKTNIAEEAFQMEIVSALLEKMGHEVTTTNDINYDIAYQEIANNSKGESVYFLASAWFPLHNSKLAAVNDKVKKFDTNFVANCAQGYLVDKKTADKYNIKYYNDLKKPEIAKLFDLNGNGKADLTGCNAGWGCEKVIEHQLDAYGLRDTVEHNQGEYSALIADTIANYKTGKPILYYTWTPYWVSGKLVPGKDVKFLQVTHSANPNTDSTKLSNGADYGFNVNNQKIVASANVKNHKDISKLFEIIKIDVNDISGQNMLMANGQNKEKDVKRHVKLWLKQNSKQVDAWVSEAKAAK, encoded by the coding sequence ATGAGTTTAAAGAAATTATTATTAGCAGGTGTAGCTTCAGCTGTTGTAGCATCATCATTATTTGGAGCAAAGGTAACTGCTGTTAAAACAAATATTGCAGAGGAAGCATTTCAAATGGAAATTGTTTCTGCATTATTAGAAAAAATGGGTCATGAAGTTACAACAACAAATGATATAAATTATGATATTGCATATCAAGAAATAGCAAATAATTCAAAAGGTGAAAGTGTTTACTTTTTAGCTTCTGCATGGTTTCCTTTACATAATAGTAAATTAGCAGCAGTTAATGATAAGGTTAAAAAATTTGATACTAACTTTGTGGCAAATTGTGCTCAAGGTTATTTAGTTGATAAAAAAACTGCTGATAAATATAATATTAAGTATTATAATGATTTAAAAAAGCCAGAAATCGCAAAATTATTTGATTTAAATGGAAATGGTAAAGCTGATTTAACTGGATGTAATGCAGGTTGGGGATGTGAAAAGGTTATTGAACATCAATTAGATGCTTATGGATTAAGAGATACAGTTGAGCATAATCAAGGCGAGTATTCAGCACTTATTGCTGATACTATTGCAAACTATAAAACTGGTAAACCAATTCTTTACTATACTTGGACTCCATACTGGGTTTCTGGAAAATTAGTTCCTGGTAAAGATGTAAAATTCTTACAAGTAACTCATAGTGCTAACCCAAATACTGATTCTACAAAATTATCAAATGGTGCTGATTATGGATTTAATGTAAATAATCAAAAAATCGTAGCAAGTGCAAATGTTAAAAATCATAAAGATATTTCTAAATTATTTGAAATTATTAAAATTGATGTAAATGACATTTCAGGTCAAAACATGTTAATGGCAAATGGTCAAAATAAAGAAAAAGACGTGAAAAGACATGTTAAATTATGGTTAAAACAAAATTCTAAACAAGTTGATGCTTGGGTTTCTGAAGCTAAAGCTGCAAAATAA
- the proW gene encoding glycine betaine/L-proline ABC transporter permease ProW: MSNDPWGNASTAQENKESSVNWTQEASNTPVEEPTNFDILNPFENAIIPFDDWTNKGIDWLVENFREVFLAAKAPIDIVLKSIEAFLLFLNPYVVIIFFVLLALQFSTKKLAIGTLLSFLVIGFIGAWEESMITLALVLTAVLFSIVIGLPLGIWSARSDNVDKFLRPVLDAMQTTPAFVYLIPIVMLFGIGNVPGVIVTIIFALPPLIRLTNLGIRQVPEDLIEASRSFGASSKQMLWKVQIPVAMPTIMAGINQTLMLALSMVVIASMIAVGGLGQMVLRGIGRLDIGLAAVGGLGIVLLAVVLDRLTQSMGQKDKSDKTKWFEKGPAGFVYKLIKK, encoded by the coding sequence ATGAGTAATGATCCATGGGGAAATGCTTCTACTGCACAAGAGAATAAAGAATCAAGTGTAAACTGGACACAAGAAGCTTCAAATACTCCTGTAGAAGAGCCAACAAATTTTGATATTTTAAATCCTTTTGAAAATGCGATTATTCCATTTGATGATTGGACAAACAAAGGTATTGATTGGTTAGTTGAGAACTTTAGAGAGGTTTTTTTAGCTGCGAAAGCTCCTATTGATATTGTTTTAAAATCAATTGAAGCTTTTTTATTGTTTTTAAATCCTTATGTTGTAATCATATTTTTTGTTTTATTAGCTTTACAATTCTCTACTAAAAAACTAGCAATTGGTACTTTACTTTCATTTTTAGTTATAGGATTTATTGGAGCTTGGGAAGAATCTATGATTACCCTAGCGCTTGTTTTAACAGCTGTATTATTCTCAATAGTAATTGGTCTTCCCCTTGGTATTTGGAGTGCAAGAAGTGATAATGTAGATAAGTTTCTACGACCTGTTTTAGATGCTATGCAAACAACTCCTGCCTTTGTTTACTTAATTCCAATTGTAATGCTATTTGGTATTGGTAACGTTCCAGGTGTTATTGTTACTATTATTTTTGCTCTTCCACCTTTGATTAGATTAACAAATTTAGGTATTAGACAAGTGCCTGAGGATTTAATTGAGGCATCAAGGTCTTTTGGTGCTAGTTCAAAACAGATGTTATGGAAGGTTCAAATACCAGTTGCTATGCCTACTATTATGGCAGGAATAAACCAAACACTAATGCTTGCACTATCAATGGTTGTAATTGCTTCTATGATTGCAGTTGGTGGTTTAGGTCAAATGGTATTAAGAGGTATAGGAAGACTTGATATTGGTCTTGCTGCTGTTGGTGGTCTTGGTATTGTATTACTTGCGGTTGTTTTAGACAGACTTACTCAGTCAATGGGTCAAAAAGATAAAAGTGATAAAACTAAATGGTTTGAAAAAGGACCAGCAGGTTTTGTATATAAATTAATTAAAAAATAA
- the proV gene encoding glycine betaine/L-proline ABC transporter ATP-binding protein ProV, with amino-acid sequence MNVDILHLRRWSLNIDTNKKKKLTVKNVFKVFGDNPKKALKLLEDGVSKEEIFDKTGMTIGVQDASFEINEGEIFVIMGLSGSGKSTLVRLLNRLIEPTSGQILIDDTDVTNLSDKELINIRREKISMVFQSFALMPHMNIIDNVSFGLELSGVTKNKRYEKARKALAQVGLAQHEFSYPDELSGGMQQRVGLARALANDPEIMLMDEAFSALDPLIRTEMQDELLVLQEEEKRTIVFISHDLDEAIRIGDRIAIMQNGEVVQIGTPEDIINNPANDYVRSFFKGVDVTSVLNASHIAKKIRPTIINKESTGIKSALQYISDFDEDYAYFVEKSGKYIGILTLESLKEQKAAGGSIHDAIIDEKAIDEDMQISDFIAKVAEHNYPTAVIDKNGKYKGTISKSRLLKVFDEGVENE; translated from the coding sequence ATGAATGTAGATATATTACATTTAAGACGATGGAGTTTAAATATCGACACAAATAAAAAGAAAAAACTAACAGTTAAAAATGTTTTTAAAGTTTTTGGAGACAATCCCAAAAAGGCTTTAAAACTTTTAGAAGATGGTGTTTCAAAAGAAGAAATCTTTGATAAAACTGGTATGACAATCGGTGTTCAAGATGCAAGTTTTGAAATAAATGAAGGTGAAATTTTCGTAATCATGGGACTATCAGGTTCTGGTAAATCTACTTTAGTAAGACTTCTTAATAGGTTAATTGAACCTACTTCTGGGCAAATTTTAATTGATGATACTGATGTTACAAATTTAAGTGATAAAGAACTTATAAACATAAGAAGAGAAAAAATCTCTATGGTATTTCAATCATTTGCATTAATGCCTCATATGAATATTATTGATAATGTTTCATTTGGTTTAGAATTAAGTGGTGTTACTAAAAATAAAAGATATGAAAAAGCAAGAAAGGCCTTGGCACAAGTTGGTCTTGCTCAACATGAGTTTTCATATCCTGATGAGCTAAGTGGTGGTATGCAACAAAGAGTTGGTCTTGCAAGAGCCCTAGCAAATGATCCAGAAATTATGTTGATGGATGAGGCATTTTCAGCCCTTGACCCATTAATTAGAACAGAAATGCAAGATGAACTTTTAGTTTTACAAGAAGAAGAGAAAAGAACAATTGTATTTATTTCTCATGACTTAGATGAAGCTATTAGAATTGGTGATAGAATTGCTATTATGCAAAATGGAGAGGTTGTTCAAATTGGAACTCCTGAAGATATTATCAATAATCCTGCAAATGATTATGTAAGATCATTCTTTAAAGGTGTTGATGTAACATCTGTATTAAATGCTTCTCATATTGCTAAGAAAATTAGACCAACTATTATAAATAAAGAAAGTACAGGTATTAAATCAGCTCTTCAATACATATCTGATTTTGATGAAGACTATGCATATTTTGTAGAAAAAAGTGGAAAATACATAGGTATTTTAACTTTAGAGTCTTTAAAAGAACAAAAAGCTGCTGGTGGAAGTATTCATGATGCAATAATTGATGAAAAAGCTATTGATGAAGATATGCAAATATCTGATTTTATTGCAAAAGTAGCAGAACACAACTATCCAACAGCAGTAATAGATAAAAATGGAAAATATAAAGGAACAATCTCAAAAAGTAGATTGTTAAAAGTATTTGATGAAGGAGTAGAAAATGAGTAA
- a CDS encoding BCCT family transporter has translation MSKNETQTDYKIGQDNLQKFGLDIHNPVFAISALLILVFVIGTLISPTEAKEILDGAKWWSINNFDWLFMLAGNIFVIFCFLLIFLPVGKLRIGGKDAKPEFSTFSWFSMLFAAGMGIGLMYWSVAEPVAYYTAWWHTPLNVEANTPQAQELAMGATMYHWGLHPWAIYAVVGLSLAFFSYSKKLPLTMRSAFYPILKEKVWGWPGHIIDILAVFATIFGLATSLGLGAQQVSAGLNFLFDIDKGVNTQIIVIIAITAIAVVSVLRGLEGGVKVLSKFNIILASLLVLFIIIVGPTLDILLGVGTTLGNYASNIIDLSNFVGREDDKWFHGWTIFYWAWWIAWSPFVGMFIARVSKGRTVREFVIAVLLVPMIVTAIWMSTFGLTALDQVISSTGALANGISDKSLAMFQMLENIPFASITSLVAISLVVVFFVTSSDSGSLVIDSITAGGKVDAPVVQRVFWALIEGLVAIGLLYIGGKEALQALQAGSITTALPFTIILLVMCYSLYKGLNDELKLTK, from the coding sequence ATGTCAAAAAATGAGACACAAACTGACTATAAAATTGGTCAAGATAACTTGCAAAAATTTGGCTTAGATATACATAATCCTGTTTTTGCTATAAGTGCATTACTTATACTTGTGTTCGTAATTGGAACACTTATATCACCAACAGAGGCAAAAGAAATATTAGATGGAGCTAAATGGTGGTCAATAAATAACTTTGATTGGTTGTTTATGTTAGCTGGTAATATTTTTGTAATTTTCTGTTTTTTATTAATATTTTTACCTGTAGGAAAACTAAGAATTGGTGGGAAGGATGCAAAACCTGAATTTTCAACATTTTCATGGTTTTCTATGTTATTTGCTGCTGGTATGGGAATTGGTCTTATGTACTGGTCGGTAGCAGAACCTGTTGCATACTATACAGCTTGGTGGCATACACCTTTAAATGTTGAAGCAAATACTCCTCAAGCACAAGAACTAGCAATGGGTGCTACTATGTATCACTGGGGATTACACCCTTGGGCCATTTATGCAGTAGTTGGATTATCTTTAGCATTTTTTTCTTATAGTAAAAAACTTCCACTTACAATGAGATCAGCTTTTTATCCTATATTAAAAGAAAAAGTTTGGGGATGGCCTGGACATATTATTGATATTTTAGCTGTGTTTGCAACTATTTTTGGACTAGCAACATCTTTAGGTTTAGGAGCTCAGCAAGTATCTGCTGGTTTAAACTTCTTATTTGATATAGACAAGGGTGTAAATACTCAAATTATAGTTATTATAGCAATTACAGCTATTGCTGTAGTATCAGTTTTAAGAGGACTTGAGGGTGGAGTTAAAGTATTAAGTAAATTTAATATTATACTAGCTTCATTACTTGTACTTTTTATCATAATAGTTGGACCAACATTAGATATCTTACTTGGTGTAGGAACTACATTAGGAAATTATGCTTCAAATATTATAGATTTAAGTAATTTTGTGGGAAGAGAAGATGACAAATGGTTTCATGGTTGGACTATTTTTTATTGGGCATGGTGGATTGCATGGTCTCCATTTGTTGGTATGTTCATTGCAAGAGTATCAAAAGGAAGAACTGTAAGAGAATTTGTTATAGCTGTACTACTTGTACCTATGATTGTAACAGCAATTTGGATGAGTACTTTTGGTCTAACTGCTTTAGATCAAGTAATTTCTAGTACAGGTGCACTTGCAAATGGTATTTCTGATAAATCATTAGCAATGTTCCAAATGTTAGAAAATATTCCATTTGCTTCGATTACTTCTCTTGTTGCTATATCATTGGTTGTTGTATTTTTTGTAACATCTTCTGATTCAGGTTCATTAGTAATTGATAGTATTACAGCTGGAGGAAAAGTAGATGCACCTGTTGTTCAAAGAGTATTTTGGGCTTTAATTGAAGGACTAGTAGCTATTGGTTTACTTTATATAGGTGGGAAAGAAGCACTTCAAGCCTTACAAGCAGGTTCAATTACAACTGCACTACCCTTTACAATAATACTTCTAGTAATGTGTTATAGTTTGTACAAGGGCTTAAATGACGAACTTAAACTAACTAAGTAA
- a CDS encoding ATP-binding protein, with protein MKKNKFLFILYFFVIGFIFIFVLEKIEKNEIDILSKQRLESTQIAYNSILDTYKLAAKKDFNFLMKQEKILKLLHQFKYGNNKDKNVYRGLLYRALYKDYEILKSNGIRQFHFHTHKGESLLRFHNPSNSADSLIDLRESINIANTKLKTSFGFEGGRVYPGFRYVFPIVYKEDHLGSVEFSISFDAVEKKLNSVLSSKMHMLLMNDQTTLKKVFNSKKKYFEASVLFKDYYIENSLISSLSKKYHENKLIKSLDNIIKDDKRFLSSHQKHKSFYLPILKDDRGFMVTFLAVYDTKKMFAGYIVSYMDFEDLVNIANKYDIFKALGLVLIALFVYLISIAVEHRSRTIKNKKELEKSNINLQNIIDNQKNLIIIYEDSEIITVNQKFRELFTDNSFCSSSFENMILDTNEEDYVKKVNLQDAISYKNFSKINNKMLKIYNTLLKKEQTYLININFYSGNNSFILVLTDISELINLQRIVYTQSKIAAVGEMIGNIAHQWRQPLSVITTCVTGLKFQLEYNDDFDKKGFIESFDRVNFQAKYLSKTIDDFRNFFKDDGLSSKEFKVNELIEKVFDITKDSLKANYINVQIDTPEVSIFNNDSVIVQALINIINNAKDAFLDKNISSDDRYLFISLNKKDDCIVIKVIDSAGGIDESIIDKIFDPYFTTKHQSVGTGIGLYMTHQLITKQLKGKILVKNKTYKYNNKSLKGAQFKIEIPIEI; from the coding sequence TTGAAAAAAAATAAGTTTCTTTTTATTTTATATTTTTTTGTTATTGGATTTATTTTCATTTTTGTTTTAGAGAAAATAGAAAAAAATGAAATTGATATACTTTCAAAACAAAGACTAGAATCTACTCAAATTGCTTATAATAGTATTTTAGATACATATAAATTAGCTGCAAAAAAAGATTTTAATTTTTTGATGAAACAAGAAAAAATTTTAAAGTTATTACATCAGTTTAAATATGGAAATAATAAAGATAAAAATGTATATAGAGGCTTACTTTATAGAGCACTTTATAAAGATTATGAAATTTTAAAAAGTAATGGTATTAGACAGTTTCATTTTCATACACATAAAGGTGAAAGTTTATTAAGGTTTCATAATCCTTCAAATAGTGCAGATAGTCTTATTGATTTAAGAGAGTCAATAAACATAGCGAACACTAAGTTAAAAACTAGTTTTGGTTTTGAAGGTGGTAGAGTATACCCTGGATTTAGATATGTTTTTCCCATAGTATATAAAGAAGATCATTTAGGAAGTGTTGAGTTCTCTATATCTTTTGATGCAGTTGAGAAAAAGCTAAATAGTGTATTATCATCAAAAATGCATATGCTTTTAATGAATGATCAAACAACTTTAAAAAAGGTATTTAATTCTAAAAAGAAATATTTTGAGGCTTCTGTACTTTTTAAAGATTATTATATAGAAAATAGTTTAATCTCATCACTTTCAAAAAAATATCATGAAAATAAATTAATAAAAAGTTTAGACAATATTATTAAAGATGATAAGAGATTTTTATCTTCACATCAAAAGCATAAAAGTTTCTATCTACCTATTTTAAAAGATGATAGAGGTTTTATGGTAACTTTTTTAGCTGTATATGATACAAAAAAGATGTTTGCTGGATATATTGTCTCTTATATGGATTTCGAAGATTTAGTTAATATTGCTAATAAATATGACATTTTTAAAGCTTTAGGATTAGTATTGATTGCTTTATTTGTTTATCTTATTAGTATTGCAGTTGAACATAGATCAAGAACAATTAAAAATAAAAAAGAGTTAGAAAAAAGTAATATAAATTTACAAAATATAATTGATAATCAAAAAAACTTAATTATTATATATGAAGATTCAGAAATTATTACAGTAAATCAAAAGTTTAGAGAATTATTTACTGATAATAGTTTTTGCAGTTCTAGTTTTGAAAATATGATACTAGATACAAATGAAGAAGATTATGTAAAAAAAGTAAATTTACAAGATGCTATTTCATATAAAAACTTCTCTAAAATAAATAATAAGATGCTAAAAATTTATAATACACTTCTAAAAAAAGAACAAACTTATTTAATCAATATTAATTTTTATAGTGGAAATAACTCTTTTATTTTAGTTCTAACAGATATTAGTGAACTAATAAACTTACAAAGAATAGTTTACACTCAATCAAAGATAGCAGCAGTTGGAGAGATGATAGGGAATATTGCTCATCAGTGGAGGCAACCTTTATCTGTAATTACTACATGTGTAACAGGTCTAAAGTTTCAACTTGAATATAATGATGATTTTGATAAAAAAGGTTTTATTGAATCTTTTGATAGAGTAAATTTTCAAGCTAAGTATCTTTCCAAAACTATTGATGATTTTAGAAACTTTTTTAAAGATGATGGTTTATCTTCAAAAGAGTTCAAAGTAAATGAACTTATCGAAAAAGTTTTTGACATTACAAAAGATTCATTAAAAGCTAACTATATAAATGTACAAATTGATACACCAGAAGTGAGTATTTTTAACAATGATAGTGTTATTGTACAAGCATTAATCAATATTATTAATAATGCAAAAGATGCCTTCCTCGATAAAAATATTAGCAGTGATGATAGGTATTTATTTATTTCTCTAAATAAAAAAGATGATTGTATTGTAATAAAAGTAATTGATAGTGCAGGAGGAATTGATGAATCAATAATTGATAAAATATTTGACCCTTACTTTACTACTAAACATCAATCAGTTGGTACAGGAATAGGTTTATATATGACTCATCAGCTTATAACTAAACAGTTAAAAGGAAAAATTTTAGTGAAAAATAAAACTTATAAATATAATAATAAGTCTTTAAAAGGCGCGCAGTTTAAAATAGAGATTCCAATTGAAATTTAA
- a CDS encoding PhnD/SsuA/transferrin family substrate-binding protein, with amino-acid sequence MKLLRIVFMTLFLLVTVYSKEIVFAPLPTKSKANIINDFNPLLIYLEKHLDIKIKYKFYSNYKDIISDIEKKKIDLAYLGPLPYVALSTKYNDIKPLVTFKEKNNKHNYRCVLAKFKTSKIDISNNTKLALTQPLSTCGYFMTNILLKQEYSKNLDELLYSYEMSHQNALLSLVKGTHNLAGAKDTIANKYKSLGVDIIKKSILLPGFTFVVNTNNVDNELSQKITETLLNISDDDLKKLKKGSYGFVKANKSDYGNLKVEISKLPLEGNMLEKK; translated from the coding sequence ATGAAGTTATTAAGAATAGTTTTTATGACTTTATTTTTACTAGTTACAGTCTATTCTAAAGAAATAGTATTCGCACCTTTACCTACTAAATCAAAAGCAAACATTATAAATGATTTTAATCCTTTACTAATATATTTAGAAAAACATTTAGATATAAAAATTAAATATAAGTTTTATTCAAACTACAAAGATATTATAAGTGATATAGAAAAGAAAAAAATAGATTTAGCATATTTAGGACCCTTACCTTATGTAGCTTTATCTACTAAATACAATGATATAAAACCCCTTGTAACTTTTAAAGAAAAAAACAATAAACATAACTATAGATGTGTTCTTGCAAAGTTTAAAACATCTAAAATAGACATCTCTAATAATACAAAGCTTGCACTAACTCAACCTTTGTCTACTTGCGGATACTTTATGACAAATATTTTATTAAAACAAGAGTATTCAAAAAATCTTGATGAGCTTTTATATTCTTATGAAATGTCACATCAAAATGCTTTATTGTCATTGGTAAAAGGAACTCACAATCTAGCAGGAGCAAAAGATACTATTGCTAATAAATATAAAAGTTTAGGTGTGGATATTATTAAAAAGAGTATTTTACTTCCTGGCTTTACCTTTGTTGTTAATACTAATAATGTTGACAATGAGCTATCACAAAAAATTACTGAAACTTTATTGAATATCTCAGATGATGACTTAAAAAAATTAAAAAAAGGATCTTATGGATTTGTAAAAGCAAATAAGAGTGATTATGGAAATTTAAAAGTGGAAATATCTAAATTACCATTAGAAGGGAATATGCTTGAAAAAAAATAA
- a CDS encoding NUDIX domain-containing protein produces MIKTPHLSVDGIIKLYDKNENFKGIVLIERLNTPHGIAIPGGFVDIGESVENALVREMKEETSLDVKIESLLGVYSDPNRDPRFHTASIAYICSAIGTPKACDDAKEVYVFSLDELPFDKMVFDHNKILKDFVLHENKKITYK; encoded by the coding sequence ATGATAAAAACTCCCCACTTAAGTGTTGATGGTATTATCAAACTATATGATAAAAATGAGAACTTTAAAGGTATAGTGCTTATTGAAAGACTTAATACACCCCATGGTATAGCAATTCCTGGTGGTTTTGTTGATATTGGTGAGAGTGTTGAAAATGCTTTAGTTCGTGAAATGAAAGAAGAAACTTCCTTAGATGTAAAAATTGAGTCCTTATTGGGTGTATATTCAGATCCAAACAGAGATCCAAGATTTCATACTGCATCAATTGCCTATATTTGTTCTGCAATAGGTACACCAAAAGCATGTGATGATGCAAAAGAGGTTTATGTTTTTTCTTTGGATGAATTACCATTTGATAAAATGGTTTTTGACCATAACAAAATATTAAAAGATTTTGTTTTGCATGAAAATAAAAAAATCACATATAAATAA